A DNA window from Vigna angularis cultivar LongXiaoDou No.4 chromosome 1, ASM1680809v1, whole genome shotgun sequence contains the following coding sequences:
- the LOC108346246 gene encoding V-type proton ATPase subunit E — translation MNDADVSRQIQQMVRFIRQEAEEKANEISVSAEEEFNIEKLQLVEAEKKKIRQEYERKERQVEIRKKIEYSMQLNASRIKVLQAQDDVISSMKEAASKELLSVSHHHDHVYRNLLKDLIVQCLLRLKEPSVLLRCRKEDLHLVEHVLDSAAQEYADKANVDPPEIIVDNQVYLPPGPNHHNAHDIYCSGGVVLASRDGKIVCENTLDARLDVVFRKKLPEIRKQLFGQVVA, via the exons ATGAACGACGCAGATGTCTCCAGGCAAATCCAGCAGATGGTGCGTTTCATCCGCCAGGAAGCAGAGGAAAAAGCCAACGAGATCTCTGTCTCGGCCGAAGAG GAATTCAATATCGAGAAGCTGCAGTTAGTTGAAGccgagaagaagaagatcagGCAAGAGTACGAACGCAAAGAGCGCCAAGTGGAAATTCGCAAGAAGAT TGAGTACTCGATGCAGCTGAACGCTTCTCGAATTAAAGTTCTTCAAGCTCAGGATGACGTGATCAGTTCCATGAAAGAAGCTGCATCCAAGGAACTTTTGAGTGTGAGTCATCATCATGATCATGTGTACAGAAACCTTCTTAAAGATCTCATTGTTCAG TGTTTGCTAAGACTGAAAGAACCTTCTGTCTTATTGAGATGTCGGAAAGAGGATCTGCACTTGGTAGAGCATGTGCTGGATTCTGCTGCACAGGAGTATGCTGACAAAGCAAATGTTGATCCCCCAGAGATCATTGTTGACAATCAAGTCTATCTTCCTCCTGGACCCAATCATCATAATGCTCATGATATCTACTG TTCTGGTGGCGTGGTGCTAGCTTCTCGTGATGGAAAGATTGTGTGTGAAAATACTCTTGATGCACGACTTGATGTAGTGTTTCGTAAAAAGCTCCCTGAG ATCCGAAAGCAGCTCTTTGGACAAGTTGTTGCTTGA